From the Solibacillus sp. FSL R5-0449 genome, one window contains:
- the rimP gene encoding ribosome maturation factor RimP — MSKVTSIIEELVTPIVEELDLELVDIEFVKEGRDWFLRIYVDTPEGGIDILQCAQVSERLSEKLDENDPIEQNYYLEVSSPGAERPLKKQQDFEKAIGKYIYVKTYEPVKDLKEFYGYLRAYTDEFLEIEFRIKTRKVTVQIEKEKIAQARLAIDFSDKQI; from the coding sequence ATGAGCAAAGTTACGTCGATCATTGAAGAGCTAGTGACACCGATCGTGGAAGAGCTTGATTTGGAATTAGTTGATATCGAGTTCGTGAAAGAAGGACGCGACTGGTTCCTTCGTATTTATGTTGACACACCGGAAGGCGGCATTGATATTTTACAATGTGCCCAAGTGAGTGAACGTTTAAGCGAGAAATTGGATGAAAATGATCCAATCGAGCAAAACTATTACTTAGAAGTTTCTTCACCAGGAGCGGAACGTCCGTTAAAGAAACAACAGGACTTTGAAAAGGCAATCGGCAAATATATTTATGTAAAAACTTATGAACCAGTTAAGGATTTAAAAGAATTCTATGGTTATTTACGCGCATATACAGATGAATTTTTAGAAATCGAATTCCGTATTAAAACACGTAAAGTTACAGTACAAATTGAAAAAGAAAAAATTGCGCAAGCGCGTCTTGCTATCGATTTTTCAGATAAGCAAATTTAG
- a CDS encoding proline--tRNA ligase, which yields MKQTKTFIPTLRENPSDADVKSHRMLLRAGFIRQNAAGVYSYLPLARKVLSKIEQIIREEMEAINSIELLMPALQPAELWQESGRWEAYGPELMRLRDRHDRDFALGATHEEVITTLVRDEIKSYKKLPLTLFQIQSKFRDEKRPRFGLLRGREFIMKDAYSFHSSRESLDATYDDMYQAYSNIFTRLGLNFRAVIADAGTIGGKGTHEFMVLSEIGEDTIAYSDTSDYAANIEMAEVVVEYTAPTTPMKDIEKIETPDQKTIEEVSAFLNVEPSNVIKSLVFDIDGELVVVLARGDHEINDIKLKNALGATSVELAEDAAIKELLGCAPGSIGPVKLPVNVKVIADNAIKSIRNGVAGANEDGFHLLNVNPERDFAISSYEDIRFIQQGDPSPDGQGIIKFAEGIEVGHIFKLGTTYSEKLNATFLDEQGKAQPYIMGCYGIGVSRILAAVAEHFQDENGFVWPAQLAPYDLQLVPVNTKDEAQVQLADELYGVLKSYRYEVLYDDRAERAGVKFADADLIGLPVRITVGKKASEGLVEVKFRSTGESAEWAKEEVVDRLNEYFRQN from the coding sequence ATGAAACAGACCAAAACGTTTATCCCTACATTAAGGGAAAACCCATCCGATGCAGACGTGAAATCGCATCGCATGCTATTGCGTGCCGGATTTATCCGTCAAAATGCAGCAGGAGTATATTCATACTTACCATTAGCGCGCAAAGTATTATCAAAAATTGAACAAATTATTCGTGAAGAAATGGAAGCGATCAATTCAATCGAGCTATTAATGCCTGCATTGCAACCAGCAGAGCTATGGCAGGAATCAGGTCGCTGGGAAGCATACGGTCCGGAGCTTATGCGTTTAAGAGACCGTCATGACCGTGACTTCGCTCTAGGTGCTACACATGAAGAAGTAATTACAACTTTAGTGCGTGATGAAATTAAATCATACAAAAAATTACCGTTAACACTTTTCCAAATCCAAAGTAAATTCCGTGATGAAAAACGCCCACGCTTCGGTTTGCTGCGCGGACGTGAATTCATTATGAAAGATGCGTATTCTTTCCACTCATCACGTGAATCACTTGATGCAACATACGATGATATGTACCAAGCATATTCAAATATCTTCACACGTCTTGGCCTGAACTTCCGTGCTGTAATTGCCGATGCAGGGACAATTGGCGGTAAAGGTACACATGAATTCATGGTACTTTCTGAAATCGGGGAAGATACAATCGCTTATTCTGATACATCGGATTATGCGGCAAATATCGAAATGGCAGAGGTTGTTGTAGAATATACAGCACCGACTACACCGATGAAAGACATCGAAAAGATTGAAACACCAGACCAAAAAACAATTGAAGAAGTATCGGCATTTTTAAATGTGGAACCTTCAAATGTAATCAAATCACTAGTTTTTGATATTGATGGTGAATTGGTTGTTGTTTTAGCACGTGGTGACCACGAAATTAACGATATTAAACTGAAAAATGCATTAGGTGCTACATCTGTTGAATTGGCAGAAGACGCAGCTATTAAAGAATTACTAGGCTGTGCACCAGGTTCAATTGGTCCTGTGAAATTACCGGTAAATGTGAAGGTTATTGCGGATAACGCAATCAAATCAATCCGTAACGGTGTTGCAGGTGCAAACGAAGATGGATTCCATTTATTGAATGTCAATCCGGAGCGCGACTTCGCAATCAGCTCTTATGAAGACATCCGTTTCATCCAACAAGGTGACCCATCACCGGACGGTCAAGGGATCATTAAGTTTGCTGAAGGTATTGAAGTTGGACATATTTTCAAATTAGGTACAACATATTCAGAAAAACTAAATGCAACATTCCTTGATGAGCAAGGTAAAGCACAACCATATATTATGGGATGCTACGGTATCGGGGTTTCTCGTATACTTGCTGCAGTTGCAGAACATTTCCAAGATGAAAACGGATTTGTATGGCCTGCACAATTAGCACCATATGATTTGCAACTGGTACCAGTTAATACGAAAGACGAAGCACAAGTTCAATTAGCGGACGAGCTTTATGGTGTACTGAAATCATACCGCTACGAAGTGTTATATGATGACCGTGCAGAACGTGCCGGCGTAAAATTTGCGGATGCAGATTTAATCGGTTTACCGGTTCGAATTACAGTAGGTAAAAAAGCTTCAGAAGGTCTTGTGGAAGTGAAATTCCGTTCAACAGGCGAATCTGCAGAATGGGCGAAAGAAGAAGTAGTCGATCGCTTAAACGAATATTTCCGCCAAAACTAG
- the dxr gene encoding 1-deoxy-D-xylulose-5-phosphate reductoisomerase, whose protein sequence is MKKISLLGATGSIGWQTFDILLANPNEFKLVAFSAGQNIEKSREIIEKLQPELVSMQTEEAAGILQKEFPHVSFTYGEKGLVEVATHPDSTVLINAVLGSVGLESTLAAIRMGKTIAIANKETLVTAGHLVMAEAKKYNAPILPVDSEHSAIFQSMNGENKKRIERIILTASGGSFRDKTRDELVGVTVKDALNHPNWSMGAKITIDSATMMNKGLEVIEAHVLFDMPYDNIDVLLHRESIIHSMVEYEDTSVIAQLGTPDMRVPIQYALSYPDRLPLSNGQRLNLAQIGQLHFKEVDFDRFRALKLAYDAGRMGGTILTAMNAANEAAVALFLQEKITFLQIEECIERIMNSHNNIALPDLATILHVDSETRKTVASMVK, encoded by the coding sequence GTGAAAAAAATTAGTTTATTAGGTGCAACAGGTTCCATCGGATGGCAGACTTTTGATATTTTACTTGCAAATCCGAACGAATTTAAGCTTGTTGCATTTTCAGCCGGACAAAATATTGAAAAGTCCCGCGAAATTATAGAAAAACTTCAACCAGAATTAGTTTCAATGCAAACGGAGGAAGCGGCAGGCATTTTACAAAAAGAGTTCCCGCATGTTTCCTTTACATATGGCGAAAAAGGATTGGTCGAAGTTGCGACACATCCGGATTCGACAGTGCTTATCAATGCAGTATTAGGCAGCGTTGGACTGGAATCGACACTCGCTGCAATCCGTATGGGGAAAACAATTGCCATTGCGAATAAAGAAACACTTGTAACAGCCGGCCATCTTGTCATGGCGGAAGCAAAAAAATATAATGCCCCGATCTTACCGGTAGACAGTGAGCATTCCGCTATTTTCCAATCGATGAACGGCGAAAATAAAAAACGTATCGAGCGTATTATTTTAACGGCATCGGGTGGTTCATTCCGTGATAAAACAAGGGATGAGCTGGTAGGAGTAACCGTTAAAGATGCACTGAATCATCCGAACTGGTCAATGGGAGCGAAAATTACAATTGATTCAGCAACAATGATGAATAAAGGACTTGAAGTAATTGAGGCACATGTACTGTTTGATATGCCTTATGACAATATCGATGTATTGCTGCACCGTGAAAGCATTATTCACTCGATGGTGGAATATGAGGATACAAGTGTCATCGCACAGCTAGGAACACCGGATATGCGTGTACCGATCCAATATGCGCTTAGCTACCCGGACCGTTTACCGCTTTCAAACGGCCAACGTTTAAATTTGGCCCAAATTGGACAGCTTCATTTTAAGGAAGTGGATTTTGACCGTTTCCGCGCATTAAAACTTGCATATGATGCAGGGCGAATGGGCGGTACAATTTTAACGGCAATGAACGCGGCGAATGAGGCAGCTGTTGCATTGTTTTTACAGGAAAAAATTACTTTTTTACAAATTGAAGAATGTATTGAGCGTATTATGAATAGTCATAACAATATCGCTTTGCCAGATTTAGCAACTATTTTACATGTAGACAGTGAAACGAGAAAAACAGTCGCAAGCATGGTAAAATAG
- the rseP gene encoding RIP metalloprotease RseP gives MQTVIAFILIFGSLVFFHELGHFLFAKKAGIMVREFAIGMGPKIFGMTKGETVYTLRLLPIGGYVRMAGEDTDTVELQPGYRVALITNEENIVEKIILNQKTHYQNVIFLEVERADLERELWIEGYDEDDQFIRYNVSRTASIVENGTDQMIAPLDRQFNSKSVGARAMAIFAGPLFNFILAFFIFLIIGLIQGIPSDEPIIAEVVDDSVASSAGLVDGDKVVKVNGQPISTWEQLSTQIFNNPNKTVTFEVERPAGNEIIELTPKAVEQEGGQPYGQIGVMRSIEKNPLQAVVYGVEETYNMIITIGKLVGKLVTGQFSIDALSGPVGIYKTTETVVTFGLYNILYFAAMLSVNLGIMNLLPLPALDGGRLLFFAVEAVRGKPIDRQKEGMVHFVGILLLMILMVVVTWNDIQRFFF, from the coding sequence ATGCAAACAGTTATAGCCTTTATTTTAATTTTTGGCTCACTCGTATTTTTCCATGAGCTAGGTCACTTCTTATTTGCAAAGAAAGCGGGCATTATGGTGCGTGAATTTGCGATTGGTATGGGACCGAAGATTTTTGGGATGACGAAAGGTGAAACAGTCTATACGCTACGATTATTGCCGATTGGCGGTTATGTAAGAATGGCCGGAGAAGATACCGATACGGTAGAATTGCAGCCTGGTTACCGCGTAGCTTTAATAACGAACGAAGAAAATATTGTAGAAAAAATCATACTCAACCAAAAAACACATTACCAGAACGTCATCTTTTTAGAAGTGGAGCGTGCGGATTTAGAACGCGAACTTTGGATTGAAGGTTATGATGAGGATGATCAGTTCATCCGCTACAATGTATCACGTACAGCAAGCATCGTTGAAAATGGTACGGACCAGATGATTGCACCGCTTGATCGCCAATTCAATTCAAAATCCGTTGGTGCTCGTGCGATGGCCATTTTTGCAGGTCCATTATTCAACTTTATTTTAGCGTTTTTCATCTTCCTGATTATCGGGCTGATTCAAGGGATTCCATCCGATGAACCGATTATTGCCGAAGTTGTGGACGACTCTGTTGCGAGCAGTGCCGGTTTGGTTGATGGGGATAAGGTTGTCAAAGTAAACGGTCAGCCGATTTCAACTTGGGAACAATTATCCACGCAAATTTTCAATAACCCGAACAAAACTGTGACATTCGAAGTTGAACGTCCAGCGGGCAATGAAATCATTGAACTTACACCGAAAGCTGTGGAACAAGAAGGCGGCCAACCGTATGGCCAAATCGGTGTTATGCGTTCCATTGAAAAAAATCCATTACAAGCCGTAGTGTATGGTGTGGAAGAAACGTATAACATGATTATTACAATCGGAAAACTTGTCGGCAAACTGGTTACCGGCCAATTCTCAATTGACGCTTTATCAGGACCGGTAGGAATTTATAAAACAACTGAAACGGTCGTAACTTTCGGTTTATATAATATTCTATACTTTGCGGCAATGCTGAGCGTCAACTTAGGAATTATGAACTTATTACCATTACCAGCACTTGATGGTGGCCGTTTACTATTCTTCGCTGTTGAAGCAGTAAGAGGAAAACCGATCGACCGTCAAAAAGAAGGTATGGTTCACTTCGTCGGAATCCTCCTCCTGATGATCTTAATGGTCGTCGTGACATGGAATGATATCCAGCGATTCTTCTTCTAA
- a CDS encoding YlxR family protein encodes MAVNKKIPLRKCVATGEMLPKKSMIRVVRSKEGEVTVDVTGKKSGRGAYVSKTEDAVEMARKKNILDRQLDAKVPDEVYEELLTLIRRESIL; translated from the coding sequence ATGGCAGTTAATAAAAAAATTCCTTTACGCAAATGTGTTGCAACAGGCGAGATGCTTCCGAAAAAATCAATGATTCGCGTCGTCCGCTCAAAAGAGGGCGAAGTAACTGTTGATGTTACAGGAAAAAAATCCGGTCGTGGAGCATATGTTTCTAAAACGGAAGATGCTGTTGAAATGGCGCGTAAAAAGAATATTTTAGATCGCCAGCTTGATGCAAAAGTGCCGGATGAGGTGTATGAAGAGTTGCTAACGCTAATCCGCCGGGAGTCGATTTTATGA
- the nusA gene encoding transcription termination factor NusA, whose translation MSSELLDALTALEEQKGISRDVLIEAIEAALVTAYKRNFNQAQNVRVDLNLETGSMVVYSRKDVVEEVEDDRLEIALEDAKFINAAYEIGDVVEEEVTPRNFGRIAAQTAKQVVTQRVREAERGLIYEEYVDREDDIVTGVIERQDARNIYVSIGKVEAALPVNEQIQGEVYKPTSRIRVYITKVERTTRGPQVIVSRTHPGLLRRLFEMEVPEIYDGTVEIKSIAREAGDRSKISVYAHNEEVDPVGSCVGAKGARVQTIVNELNGEKIDIVEWSEDPVVFVANALSPSKVLDVQVNEEEKSTTVVVPDYQLSLAIGKRGQNARLAAKLTGWKIDIKSETDARELGIYPSETSTFVPREEAEEVQFDLYGDDEE comes from the coding sequence ATGAGTAGTGAATTACTAGATGCCCTAACTGCCCTTGAAGAGCAGAAAGGTATTTCAAGAGATGTATTAATTGAGGCGATTGAGGCGGCTTTAGTAACGGCGTACAAACGTAACTTCAACCAAGCGCAAAATGTTCGCGTGGACCTTAACCTAGAAACAGGTTCAATGGTTGTTTATTCTCGTAAAGACGTAGTAGAAGAAGTAGAAGACGATCGTCTGGAAATCGCATTGGAAGATGCGAAATTCATTAATGCAGCTTATGAAATTGGTGACGTCGTAGAAGAAGAAGTAACACCACGTAACTTCGGACGTATCGCGGCACAGACTGCTAAGCAAGTTGTAACGCAACGTGTTCGTGAAGCAGAGCGCGGTTTAATCTATGAAGAGTATGTAGACCGTGAAGATGACATCGTAACAGGAGTCATCGAGCGTCAAGATGCACGTAATATTTATGTGTCAATCGGTAAAGTGGAAGCGGCATTACCTGTGAACGAACAAATTCAAGGTGAAGTTTATAAGCCAACATCACGCATCCGTGTTTACATTACAAAAGTTGAGCGCACAACACGTGGTCCACAAGTAATCGTATCTCGTACACATCCTGGATTATTGCGCCGTCTATTTGAGATGGAAGTTCCGGAAATTTATGATGGCACAGTTGAGATCAAATCAATTGCGCGTGAAGCGGGAGACCGTTCAAAAATCTCTGTATATGCACATAATGAAGAAGTAGATCCTGTAGGTTCATGTGTTGGAGCTAAAGGTGCACGTGTGCAAACAATTGTAAACGAATTAAACGGTGAGAAAATTGATATCGTAGAATGGTCAGAAGATCCGGTTGTATTCGTTGCAAATGCATTAAGCCCTTCAAAAGTTCTGGACGTTCAAGTAAATGAAGAAGAAAAATCAACAACAGTTGTCGTACCGGATTACCAATTATCACTAGCGATTGGTAAGCGCGGACAAAATGCTCGTTTAGCAGCAAAATTAACGGGCTGGAAAATCGACATTAAGAGTGAAACAGATGCACGCGAATTAGGAATCTATCCTTCTGAAACGAGCACATTCGTTCCACGTGAAGAGGCAGAAGAAGTACAATTTGATTTATATGGTGATGACGAAGAGTAA
- a CDS encoding YlxQ family RNA-binding protein gives MTNPALLQLLGLAARARKTISGEELVVKEIRNGNAKLVFLASDASANTSKKIQDKCTFYKVEYYVFGDRYDLGHATGKEARVAIAITDSGFAKKMSSLLNEN, from the coding sequence ATGACAAACCCGGCATTGCTACAGCTATTAGGTTTAGCGGCACGTGCACGAAAAACAATATCCGGTGAAGAGCTTGTCGTAAAAGAAATTCGTAACGGCAATGCAAAGCTTGTCTTTTTAGCCTCGGACGCTTCGGCAAATACGAGTAAAAAGATTCAGGATAAATGTACGTTTTATAAAGTTGAGTATTATGTTTTCGGAGATCGTTATGATCTAGGACATGCTACCGGGAAGGAAGCCCGTGTAGCGATTGCTATTACAGATAGCGGATTTGCTAAAAAAATGTCTAGTCTACTCAACGAAAATTAA
- a CDS encoding PolC-type DNA polymerase III, producing the protein MPIDPFALQWKQQDERVKQLSKQEGRQKFLLLLQQLELTDDVYMSFFENGTLERVTVHKKKRIWDFKIKIENILPYQVYQLLRMRMVEKFSPIANVLLTIESHNPVVNEQHILDYWQVVVEQLDEMSPLLRANLSKQTPKWTGHKLIVTSMLEVEYLSLKAKYTDKIAESYKTFGFPHIPLEFQLVEENDEFIAQQEAFYQQRQEEEERLSKQAMADFASREKEKAANPGAVSNGDTPFQIGSLIKNPDPVEIRTVLEEERSIVLEGFIFACDIKELRSGRSLLEFKISDYTDSLMVKMFSNGDEDVVKMKQMSKGMWVRVRGSIQLDTFARDLVMMVKDINEIKREPKKDHAPEGEKRVELHLHTPMSQMDAMTSIDKLVAQAAKWGHPAIAVTDHAVVQAFPEAYAAGKKNGIKVIYGVEANLVDDGKPIVYDPIDVDLEDATYVVFDVETTGFSNVYDTIIELAAVKIKNGQVIDTFERFSNPHRKLTAKIIELTHITDDMLVNAPELNDVIREFHDFIGDGVVVAHNASFDLGFLYVAYKNAGIEVRHPGIDTVELSRLVNPGQKTHNLKTLTKKYNIELTQHHRAIYDTEATGELFLHLLKQAADLGIKNLIEMNDHVGGEEGYKQSRPSHCTILAVDDAGLKNLFKLISISHTETFYRVPRIRRSDLQKLRQGLIVGSGCSNGELFETMMNKTQEEAERIAKFYDYLEVMPKPVYSPLVDGGTVHDEWALEDIIRRIVKLGKKLNLPVVATGNVHYLHETDAKFRQILVGSMGGANPLNRNPLPKVHFRTTDEMLKEFDFLGPDLAKEIVVTNSQLVADMIGDVKPIKDDLYTPKIEGSDDEVTNLTYEMAHSIYGENLPEIVQARIDKELKSILGHGFGVIYLISAKLVKKSLADGYLVGSRGSVGSSLVATFMEITEVNPLPPHYVCPKCKHSEFIADGSVASGYDLPNKQCPECGAPYKKDGQDIPFETFLGFKGDKVPDIDLNFSGEYQPQAHNYTKVLFGEDYVFRAGTIGTVAEKTAYGYVKGYGSDNGITYRNAEVDRLVQGCTGVKRTTGQHPGGIIVVPDYMDIYDFSPVQFPADAQDSEWKTTHFDFHSIHDNILKLDILGHDDPTVIRMLQDLSGIDPKTIPTDDPIVMKIFSTPESLGVTEKQIGTKTGTLGIPEFGTKFVRQMLEETKPSTFSELVQISGLSHGTDVWLGNAQELIKDGTCVLKEVIGCRDDIMVYLIYQDLDPSFAFKIMESVRKGKGLTDEMEAEMRAKKVPEWYIDSCKKIKYMFPKAHAAAYVLMAVRIAWFKVHHPILYYAAYFTVRASDFDLIAMTQGSVMIRKKIDEINMKGLDAAPKEKSLLTVMELALEMCERGMSFKKVDLYRSQASEFIIEGNSLIPPFDAIPGLGTNVAKQIVEARKNGEFLSKEDLQQRGRVSKTLIEYMDELGCLEGMPDANQLSLF; encoded by the coding sequence ATGCCCATCGATCCCTTCGCCTTACAATGGAAACAGCAAGATGAAAGGGTGAAACAATTGTCAAAACAGGAAGGAAGACAAAAATTCCTACTATTGTTACAGCAGCTTGAATTGACTGACGATGTCTATATGTCCTTTTTTGAAAATGGAACACTCGAACGTGTAACGGTTCATAAAAAGAAACGTATTTGGGACTTTAAAATAAAAATAGAAAATATATTGCCGTACCAAGTGTATCAGTTACTGCGAATGCGGATGGTCGAGAAATTCTCGCCTATAGCCAATGTGTTACTGACGATTGAATCACATAATCCGGTTGTCAATGAGCAGCATATTTTAGATTACTGGCAAGTTGTAGTTGAGCAATTGGATGAAATGTCGCCATTACTGCGTGCCAATTTATCGAAACAGACACCGAAATGGACAGGGCATAAGCTGATTGTGACATCGATGCTCGAAGTCGAGTATTTATCATTAAAAGCGAAGTATACAGATAAAATTGCCGAGTCGTACAAAACATTCGGTTTCCCTCATATTCCGCTTGAATTCCAGCTTGTAGAGGAAAATGATGAATTTATCGCCCAGCAAGAAGCATTTTATCAACAACGCCAAGAAGAGGAAGAGCGACTGTCCAAACAGGCGATGGCCGATTTTGCGTCGCGTGAAAAAGAGAAGGCGGCCAATCCTGGTGCTGTTTCCAATGGAGATACACCGTTCCAGATTGGTTCACTTATTAAAAATCCGGATCCAGTCGAAATCCGTACAGTACTGGAAGAAGAACGTTCGATTGTACTGGAAGGGTTTATTTTTGCATGTGACATTAAAGAACTGCGAAGCGGACGATCATTGCTTGAATTTAAAATTTCCGACTACACCGATTCGCTAATGGTCAAAATGTTCTCAAACGGGGACGAGGATGTCGTGAAGATGAAGCAGATGAGCAAAGGAATGTGGGTACGTGTACGCGGATCCATTCAGCTTGATACATTTGCCCGCGATTTAGTCATGATGGTAAAAGACATCAATGAAATCAAGCGTGAACCTAAAAAAGACCATGCTCCGGAAGGCGAAAAGCGTGTTGAGCTCCACCTGCATACACCGATGAGTCAAATGGATGCAATGACATCTATCGATAAGCTTGTCGCTCAAGCAGCCAAATGGGGTCATCCTGCGATTGCGGTAACTGACCACGCTGTTGTTCAGGCATTCCCTGAAGCATATGCTGCCGGTAAGAAAAATGGCATTAAAGTCATTTACGGCGTGGAAGCAAACTTGGTTGATGATGGGAAGCCAATTGTTTATGATCCGATTGATGTGGATCTTGAAGATGCTACGTATGTCGTATTTGACGTAGAGACAACCGGCTTTTCAAATGTGTATGACACAATTATCGAGCTGGCGGCCGTAAAAATAAAAAATGGTCAAGTTATTGATACATTTGAACGTTTCTCAAACCCGCATCGTAAATTGACAGCAAAGATTATCGAGCTGACACATATTACCGATGATATGCTCGTCAATGCACCAGAGCTGAATGATGTTATTCGCGAATTCCATGACTTTATCGGCGATGGCGTTGTTGTTGCGCATAATGCATCGTTTGACTTAGGCTTCCTATATGTTGCCTATAAAAATGCCGGCATAGAAGTTCGCCACCCGGGTATCGATACGGTCGAATTATCCCGACTTGTGAACCCAGGGCAAAAAACACATAACTTAAAAACATTAACGAAAAAATACAATATCGAACTAACCCAGCATCACCGTGCCATCTATGATACGGAAGCAACGGGTGAGCTATTCCTGCATCTATTGAAACAGGCGGCCGATTTAGGTATTAAAAACCTGATTGAAATGAATGACCATGTCGGCGGTGAAGAAGGATATAAACAGTCACGCCCAAGTCACTGTACAATTTTGGCGGTAGATGACGCCGGACTAAAAAATCTGTTCAAGTTAATTTCGATTTCGCATACGGAAACATTTTACCGTGTACCACGTATTCGACGCTCCGATTTGCAGAAACTACGACAAGGTTTAATCGTTGGTTCAGGTTGCTCGAATGGCGAGCTGTTTGAAACAATGATGAATAAAACGCAGGAAGAAGCCGAGCGTATCGCAAAATTCTATGACTATTTGGAAGTAATGCCGAAACCGGTCTATTCGCCATTAGTAGACGGTGGTACGGTCCATGATGAATGGGCATTGGAAGACATTATCCGCCGTATCGTCAAGCTTGGCAAAAAGCTGAACTTACCGGTTGTAGCTACAGGAAATGTTCACTATCTGCATGAAACCGATGCGAAGTTCCGTCAAATTCTTGTTGGCTCAATGGGCGGGGCAAATCCATTAAACCGGAATCCTTTACCGAAAGTCCATTTCCGGACAACGGATGAAATGCTGAAGGAATTTGACTTTTTAGGTCCGGATTTGGCGAAGGAAATTGTTGTGACCAATTCACAGCTTGTCGCAGATATGATTGGCGATGTAAAACCGATCAAGGACGATTTATATACGCCAAAGATCGAAGGCTCGGATGATGAAGTAACGAATCTGACTTATGAAATGGCCCATAGCATTTACGGCGAAAATTTACCGGAAATTGTCCAGGCCCGTATTGATAAAGAACTAAAGTCTATTTTAGGGCACGGGTTCGGGGTAATTTATCTGATCTCTGCCAAGCTTGTAAAAAAATCGCTTGCTGATGGTTACTTGGTAGGTTCCCGTGGTTCCGTAGGGTCATCCCTCGTTGCAACATTTATGGAAATTACAGAAGTAAATCCGCTGCCGCCGCATTATGTTTGTCCTAAGTGCAAGCATTCCGAGTTTATCGCGGATGGTTCGGTTGCCTCAGGCTATGACTTACCGAACAAACAATGTCCGGAATGTGGTGCGCCGTATAAAAAAGACGGCCAGGATATCCCGTTCGAAACGTTCCTAGGGTTCAAAGGCGATAAGGTACCTGATATCGATTTGAACTTCTCCGGTGAATATCAGCCTCAGGCGCATAACTATACGAAGGTGCTGTTCGGTGAGGATTATGTATTCCGTGCAGGAACGATCGGTACGGTCGCTGAAAAGACAGCATACGGTTATGTAAAAGGATACGGAAGCGACAATGGCATCACTTACCGAAATGCGGAAGTGGACCGACTTGTGCAAGGATGTACAGGGGTAAAACGTACGACCGGACAACACCCGGGGGGCATTATCGTAGTACCGGATTATATGGATATATACGACTTCTCGCCAGTACAGTTCCCGGCGGATGCCCAGGATTCGGAATGGAAAACAACCCATTTCGACTTCCACTCGATTCACGATAATATTTTAAAGCTCGATATTCTTGGACACGATGATCCGACTGTAATTCGTATGCTGCAGGATTTATCCGGAATCGATCCGAAAACAATCCCGACAGACGACCCGATTGTTATGAAGATTTTCAGTACGCCGGAATCGCTCGGTGTAACGGAAAAGCAAATTGGTACGAAAACAGGAACGCTCGGAATTCCGGAGTTCGGGACAAAATTCGTACGTCAAATGCTTGAAGAAACGAAACCCTCGACATTCAGTGAACTTGTTCAGATTTCAGGACTGTCACATGGTACAGACGTATGGCTTGGAAATGCACAGGAACTGATTAAAGACGGCACTTGTGTATTAAAAGAAGTAATCGGCTGTCGTGACGATATTATGGTTTATTTAATTTATCAGGATTTGGACCCGTCGTTCGCCTTTAAAATTATGGAGTCTGTCCGTAAAGGTAAAGGGTTAACAGATGAGATGGAAGCGGAGATGCGTGCGAAGAAAGTGCCGGAATGGTATATCGATTCTTGTAAAAAAATTAAGTACATGTTCCCGAAAGCCCATGCCGCTGCCTATGTATTAATGGCTGTGCGTATCGCATGGTTCAAGGTACATCATCCGATTCTTTACTATGCAGCATACTTCACTGTGCGTGCATCGGACTTTGATCTGATCGCAATGACACAAGGTTCTGTCATGATCCGCAAAAAAATCGATGAGATCAACATGAAGGGGCTCGATGCAGCGCCGAAAGAGAAAAGTTTACTGACGGTTATGGAACTGGCACTTGAAATGTGTGAACGCGGGATGAGCTTCAAAAAGGTTGATTTATACCGTTCACAGGCAAGTGAATTCATCATCGAAGGAAACTCGTTGATTCCGCCATTTGATGCCATTCCAGGCCTTGGTACGAACGTAGCGAAACAAATTGTTGAAGCTCGTAAAAACGGCGAGTTTTTATCGAAGGAAGATCTGCAGCAGCGCGGCCGTGTATCGAAGACATTAATCGAGTATATGGATGAGCTTGGCTGTCTGGAAGGAATGCCGGATGCCAACCAGCTGTCATTATTCTAA